From the genome of Ananas comosus cultivar F153 linkage group 18, ASM154086v1, whole genome shotgun sequence, one region includes:
- the LOC109723969 gene encoding pre-rRNA-processing protein ESF2 — translation MAEAVEQDNDDTHLEEQHMVDDGDKCGKGELLKRKNKKKRSRKDSSGADRRGVCYLSRVPPHMNPSHIRLILSKFGDIQRIYLVPEDPSAQVHRKQAGGFRGKEFSEGWVEFTKKSVAKRVANLLNGEQIGGRKRSSFYYDIWNIKYLSKFKWDDLISEIAERNHIREEKLNLEISAAKRERDFYLSKVEKSIALKHMQERRKKKQKTGEESDKALEPKVIRQVPQNRPVSDSGKSKPKLSKNILAGVFSSS, via the exons ATGGCCGAGGCTGTGGAACAAGACAATGATGATACTCATCTAGAAGAACAACATATGGTGGATGATGGGGACAAATGTGGAAAAGGAGAACTTTTGAAGaggaaaaacaagaaaaagcgATCTCGTAAAGATTCAAGTGGTGCAGATAGACGAGGAGTTTGTTATTTGAGCCGAGTTCCCCCACACATGAACCCATCTCACATCCGTCTGATCCTCTCTAAATTTGGAGATATACAGAGAATATATCTTGTTCCCGAAG ATCCCAGTGCTCAAGTACACCGTAAGCAAGCTGGTGGCTTCAGAGGAAAGGAGTTTTCTGAGGG GTGGGTTGAATTTACGAAAAAAAGTGTTGCCAAAAGAGTTGCAAATTTGCTTAACGGTGAACAAATAG GTGGGAGAAAGAGGTCTTCTTTTTACTATGACATTTGGAACATCAAGTATCTTAGTAAATTCAAATGGGATGATCTGATTAGCGAAATAG CTGAGAGGAACCACATTCGGGAAGAGAAACTAAACTTGGAAATATCTGCTGCAAAGAGGGAGCGTGATTTCTACTTGTCTAAAGTTGAAAAATCAATTGCATTGAAACATATGCAAGAACGCAGAAAGAAG AAGCAGAAAACTGGAGAGGAATCTGATAAAGCTCTGGAACCGAAAGTCATTCGCCAGGTCCCTCAAAACCGTCCTGTTTCAGATAGTGGCAAAAGTAAACCAAAgctatcaaaaaatattttagcagGG GTATTCAGCAGTTCCTGA